One stretch of Streptomyces sp. NBC_00443 DNA includes these proteins:
- a CDS encoding S1 family peptidase: MRKPLGAALLALAIAGAGAVPAAAAPVNSAESFGKSADTGSVTSLVQDTVTSTTESLNEVLNPKVQAVNFAGTVSLSNCSGSVVRFSDSEDNDPALVMSNGHCLETGMPGPGEVVVDRASSRTFGLLNASGNRVANLRASKLAYGTMTDTDVSFYQLTTTYGQIKSSYGIDALTMADTHPVAGTAITVASGYWKRLYSCNIDGFAYRLKEGDWTFKDSVRYTSACNTIGGTSGSPVIDQATNKVVAVNNTGNEDGQRCTVNNPCEVDESGNVTVRQGINYAQQIYQIHACFGVDNKLDLNASGCVLPKP, from the coding sequence ATGAGAAAACCTCTCGGCGCCGCCCTCCTCGCCCTGGCGATAGCCGGGGCCGGCGCCGTACCCGCGGCTGCGGCTCCCGTGAACTCGGCCGAGTCCTTCGGCAAGAGCGCGGACACCGGCTCGGTCACCTCCCTGGTCCAGGACACCGTCACGTCCACCACGGAGAGCCTCAATGAGGTCCTGAACCCCAAGGTCCAGGCCGTCAACTTCGCGGGCACCGTCTCGCTCAGCAACTGCTCCGGCTCCGTCGTCCGATTCTCCGACTCGGAGGACAACGACCCGGCGCTGGTGATGTCCAACGGCCACTGTCTGGAGACCGGCATGCCGGGACCCGGCGAGGTCGTCGTCGACCGGGCGTCCAGCCGGACGTTCGGTCTGCTCAACGCCTCCGGGAACCGGGTCGCCAACCTGCGCGCCAGCAAGCTCGCGTACGGGACGATGACCGACACGGACGTGTCGTTCTACCAGCTCACCACCACGTACGGGCAGATCAAGAGCTCGTACGGCATCGACGCGCTCACCATGGCCGACACCCACCCCGTCGCCGGCACCGCCATCACCGTGGCCTCCGGTTACTGGAAGCGGCTCTACAGCTGCAACATCGACGGGTTCGCGTACCGCCTCAAGGAAGGCGACTGGACCTTCAAGGACTCGGTCCGCTACACCTCCGCCTGCAACACCATCGGCGGCACGTCCGGCTCCCCCGTCATCGACCAGGCCACCAACAAGGTCGTCGCCGTCAACAACACCGGCAACGAGGACGGCCAGCGCTGCACGGTCAACAACCCGTGCGAGGTCGACGAGAGCGGCAACGTGACCGTCCGCCAGGGCATCAACTACGCCCAGCAGATCTACCAGATCCACGCCTGCTTCGGCGTCGACAACAAGCTCGACCTGAACGCGAGCGGGTGCGTGCTGCCCAAGCCGTGA
- a CDS encoding sugar kinase: MTVTGPCNALDVVDVVALGESMVTFLPTRPGRLADVPSFERAIGGAESNVACGLAAAGHAVRWVSRVGADGFGDHLVEAIREYGVDVSAVRRDPVRPTGVYFRTAGDRATDAHEVAYYRAGSAASAMSTANVDLAAVRAARVLHLSGITAALSDACLELMSDLVARRPADGPLLSFDVNHRAGLWRDADGPDVLLDLARACDVVFVGTDEAEAAWGVTGGPEAIRALLPQPRVLVVKDGARGATAFERTAVNAGQSESTTTFVPALHVDVVAAVGAGDAFAAGFLSGTLRGLGVRERLRHGHLMAAAALTVSGDLAAPPARDTADRLVALDDLGWEKLRLGPGWTQATERAVEEVRTP; encoded by the coding sequence GTGACTGTCACCGGACCCTGCAATGCCCTCGACGTCGTGGACGTTGTCGCGCTCGGCGAGTCCATGGTCACGTTCCTGCCGACGCGGCCGGGGCGCCTCGCCGACGTGCCGTCGTTCGAGCGGGCGATCGGGGGCGCGGAGTCCAACGTCGCGTGCGGTCTCGCTGCCGCAGGGCATGCCGTGCGGTGGGTCAGCCGGGTCGGCGCCGACGGGTTCGGCGACCATCTCGTCGAGGCGATCCGGGAGTACGGCGTCGACGTCTCGGCCGTGCGCCGGGACCCGGTGCGTCCGACGGGTGTGTACTTCCGCACGGCGGGCGACCGGGCCACGGACGCGCACGAGGTGGCCTACTACCGGGCGGGCTCCGCGGCCTCCGCGATGTCCACGGCGAACGTGGACCTCGCGGCGGTGCGGGCGGCACGGGTGCTGCACCTGTCGGGCATCACGGCGGCACTGTCGGACGCCTGCCTGGAGCTGATGAGCGACCTCGTCGCCCGGCGGCCGGCCGACGGCCCGCTCCTCTCCTTCGACGTGAACCATCGGGCGGGATTGTGGCGCGACGCCGACGGCCCCGACGTACTCCTGGACCTGGCCCGCGCCTGCGACGTGGTCTTCGTGGGCACCGACGAGGCCGAGGCCGCCTGGGGCGTCACCGGCGGCCCGGAGGCGATCCGCGCACTGCTGCCGCAGCCACGCGTGCTGGTCGTGAAGGACGGGGCGCGGGGGGCTACGGCGTTCGAGCGTACGGCGGTGAACGCCGGGCAGTCCGAGTCGACGACCACCTTCGTGCCGGCCCTCCACGTCGACGTCGTCGCGGCGGTCGGTGCCGGTGATGCCTTTGCCGCCGGGTTCCTTTCCGGGACGCTGCGCGGGCTCGGCGTTCGCGAGCGGTTGCGGCACGGGCACCTGATGGCTGCCGCCGCGCTCACCGTCTCCGGCGACCTCGCCGCACCACCCGCCCGCGACACCGCCGACCGCCTGGTCGCCCTGGACGACCTCGGGTGGGAGAAACTTCGACTCGGCCCCGGCTGGACGCAAGCCACTGAGCGGGCCGTCGAGGAGGTACGTACGCCATGA
- a CDS encoding Nramp family divalent metal transporter yields the protein MADTTGNTAESQVGEAESRPRKSSWRYIGPGIVVAATGVGAGDLVATLIAGSNFGYTLLWAAVLGCLVKISLAEAAGRWHLSTGRTLFDGWTSLGRWTTWFFAVYVVIWGFVYGAAAMSSSALPLQALFPNVMDLEWWGVACGLVGLVFVWFNKYAVFEKVMTVLVGVMFVVTVYLAIRVTPNLGDAFAGLLPVLPDEKDSILNTLGLIGGVGGTITLAAYGYWVNAKGWTDTGWMKVMRLDNRVAYATTGIFVIAMLFVGAELLHSANIAIASGDKGLIQLGDILEDEYGTATAKFFLIGFFATSFTSLIGVWHGVSLMFADFVTRYRTREALKGEKVASGERERSWPFRAYLLWLTFPPIVLLFQGEPFRLIIIYGVLGAAFMPFLAGTLIWLLNSSRTPAQWRNGPLSNVMLAIAGLLFLVLCLKQIWDQPWADFF from the coding sequence ATGGCGGACACCACGGGAAACACAGCGGAATCACAGGTCGGCGAGGCGGAATCCCGGCCACGTAAGTCCAGTTGGCGGTACATCGGCCCCGGCATCGTCGTCGCCGCGACCGGCGTCGGGGCCGGAGACCTGGTCGCCACCCTCATCGCGGGCAGCAACTTCGGCTACACCCTGCTCTGGGCCGCGGTCCTCGGCTGCCTGGTCAAGATCTCCCTGGCCGAGGCGGCGGGCCGCTGGCACCTGTCCACCGGCCGCACCCTCTTCGACGGCTGGACGAGCCTGGGCCGCTGGACCACCTGGTTCTTCGCGGTCTACGTCGTGATCTGGGGCTTCGTCTACGGCGCGGCGGCGATGTCGTCGAGTGCGCTGCCGCTGCAGGCGCTGTTCCCGAACGTGATGGACCTCGAATGGTGGGGCGTGGCCTGCGGGCTGGTCGGCCTGGTCTTCGTCTGGTTCAACAAGTACGCCGTCTTCGAGAAGGTCATGACGGTCCTGGTCGGCGTCATGTTCGTGGTGACGGTGTACCTGGCGATCCGCGTGACGCCCAACCTCGGCGACGCCTTCGCGGGCCTGCTGCCCGTCCTGCCCGACGAGAAGGACTCGATCCTCAACACCCTCGGCCTCATCGGCGGCGTCGGCGGCACCATCACCCTTGCCGCGTACGGCTACTGGGTCAACGCCAAGGGCTGGACGGACACCGGCTGGATGAAGGTCATGCGGCTGGACAACCGCGTCGCGTACGCCACCACCGGCATCTTCGTCATCGCGATGCTGTTCGTCGGCGCCGAGCTGCTGCATTCCGCGAACATCGCCATCGCCAGCGGCGACAAGGGCCTGATCCAGCTCGGTGACATCCTGGAGGACGAATACGGCACGGCGACGGCCAAGTTCTTCCTCATCGGCTTCTTCGCCACCTCCTTCACCTCCCTCATCGGCGTCTGGCACGGCGTGAGCCTGATGTTCGCGGACTTCGTGACCCGCTACCGCACCCGCGAGGCGCTGAAGGGCGAGAAGGTCGCCTCCGGCGAGCGGGAGCGCTCCTGGCCCTTCCGCGCCTACCTGCTCTGGCTGACCTTCCCGCCCATCGTCCTGCTCTTCCAGGGCGAGCCCTTCCGCCTGATCATCATCTACGGCGTGCTGGGTGCGGCCTTCATGCCCTTCCTCGCCGGCACGCTGATCTGGCTCCTCAACTCCTCCCGCACCCCGGCCCAGTGGCGCAACGGGCCGCTCAGCAACGTCATGCTGGCCATCGCGGGCCTGCTGTTCCTGGTGCTGTGCCTGAAGCAGATCTGGGACCAGCCGTGGGCGGACTTCTTCTGA
- a CDS encoding Uma2 family endonuclease, protein MTERPAAIEGPPAEASRAFERMLRMAEELDTPDGYKAELIRGKIVVSPWSKLRYKKAMKSLRLQLEPHAPEGHDVDVAPFLFAFPGNERGLGPDLHVADEAAFDAAGRHADGAALSLVAELTSESTKDADWLDKLYTYGCVVPVYLLLDMQLQEVTVFWDPSPKGYRSRTTVPFGESVHVPAPFGFELDTSGFGIRPITDSADGTDAGA, encoded by the coding sequence ATGACGGAACGACCGGCGGCCATAGAAGGCCCTCCTGCGGAGGCGTCGAGGGCGTTCGAGCGCATGCTCCGCATGGCCGAGGAACTGGACACACCTGACGGCTACAAGGCCGAGCTCATCCGGGGGAAGATCGTCGTGTCGCCGTGGTCGAAGCTGCGCTACAAGAAGGCCATGAAGTCGCTGCGGCTTCAGCTGGAACCGCATGCCCCGGAGGGGCACGACGTTGATGTGGCGCCGTTTCTGTTCGCCTTTCCCGGAAATGAGCGCGGTCTCGGCCCCGATCTGCACGTCGCGGACGAGGCCGCCTTCGACGCCGCGGGCCGGCATGCCGACGGCGCCGCTCTCTCTCTTGTCGCCGAGCTGACGTCCGAGTCGACGAAGGACGCGGACTGGCTGGACAAGCTGTACACGTATGGGTGCGTCGTGCCGGTGTATCTCTTGCTCGACATGCAGCTTCAGGAGGTCACCGTCTTCTGGGATCCGTCCCCCAAGGGGTACCGGTCCCGGACCACCGTTCCCTTCGGGGAGTCGGTGCACGTTCCCGCGCCGTTCGGCTTCGAGCTCGACACCTCGGGATTCGGTATCCGCCCGATCACCGACTCCGCGGATGGCACCGACGCCGGCGCATGA
- a CDS encoding pyridoxal phosphate-dependent aminotransferase gives MQVIQSTKLANVCYEIRGPVLEEAMRLESAGHRILKLNTGNPAAFGFECPPEILEDILRNVSSAHGYGDAKGLLAARRAVVMHNQTLGIETDVEHVFIGNGVSELIVMAMQGLLDDGDEVLVPAPDYPLWTAAVSLSGGTAVHYRCDEQSDWMPDLADIERRVTDRTKAIVIINPNNPTGAVYDEAMLRGLTDIARRHNLLVCSDEIYDKILYDDATHTPTAAVAPDLLTLTFNGMSKAYRVAGYRVGWMSISGPRAHADSYIEGLTILANMRLCANMPGQHGVVAALSGRQTINDLVLPGGRLKEQMDVAYELLTQIPGVTCVRPKGALYLFPRLDPKVFKIKDDRQMVLDLLRSEKIMVVQGTGFNWPESDHFRVVTLPTVTDLRDAMGRIGRFLDGYGQP, from the coding sequence ATGCAGGTGATCCAGTCGACCAAGCTCGCCAACGTCTGTTACGAGATCCGGGGCCCGGTGCTCGAGGAGGCGATGCGGCTCGAGTCGGCGGGGCATCGGATCCTCAAGCTGAACACCGGCAACCCGGCGGCGTTCGGCTTCGAGTGTCCGCCCGAGATCCTGGAGGACATCCTCCGCAACGTGTCGTCGGCCCACGGGTACGGCGACGCGAAGGGGCTGCTCGCCGCGCGCCGGGCCGTCGTGATGCACAACCAGACCCTCGGCATCGAGACGGACGTCGAGCACGTCTTCATCGGCAACGGCGTCTCCGAGCTGATCGTCATGGCGATGCAGGGGCTCCTCGACGACGGGGACGAGGTCCTGGTGCCCGCGCCGGACTATCCGCTGTGGACCGCCGCCGTCTCCCTGTCCGGCGGTACCGCCGTGCACTACCGGTGCGACGAGCAGTCCGACTGGATGCCGGACCTCGCGGACATCGAGCGCAGGGTCACCGACCGCACCAAGGCCATCGTCATCATCAACCCCAACAATCCGACGGGGGCCGTGTACGACGAGGCCATGCTGCGGGGGCTGACGGACATCGCCCGGCGGCACAACCTGCTCGTCTGCTCGGACGAGATCTACGACAAGATCCTGTACGACGACGCCACGCACACCCCTACCGCCGCCGTCGCCCCCGACCTGCTCACGCTCACCTTCAACGGCATGTCGAAGGCGTACCGCGTCGCCGGGTACCGGGTGGGCTGGATGTCGATCTCGGGCCCGCGCGCCCACGCCGACTCCTACATCGAGGGCCTCACGATCCTCGCGAACATGCGGCTGTGCGCGAACATGCCCGGTCAGCACGGGGTCGTGGCCGCACTCAGCGGACGGCAGACCATCAACGACCTGGTGCTCCCCGGGGGACGACTGAAGGAGCAGATGGATGTCGCGTACGAGCTGCTGACGCAGATCCCCGGCGTGACATGCGTACGGCCGAAGGGGGCGCTGTACCTCTTCCCGCGCCTCGACCCCAAGGTCTTCAAGATCAAGGACGACCGGCAGATGGTCCTGGACCTGCTGCGGAGCGAGAAGATCATGGTCGTCCAGGGCACGGGCTTCAACTGGCCCGAGTCGGATCACTTCCGGGTGGTGACCCTGCCGACGGTCACGGACCTGCGGGATGCGATGGGACGGATCGGGCGGTTCCTCGACGGGTACGGCCAGCCCTGA
- a CDS encoding M14 family metallopeptidase — protein sequence MRLRIRGSGGRSGRRTAALAALLALALAAPFSANVSANADSAAKPAPTADDVRQYEVHIHSTAKDRTALQQAGVTVDEADSHGVVVSGRADQIKKLKALGYEVTPLGAVPDRSAGEDDVRLYDFPSGDSRYHNYAEMTTEINSIVSANSSIASQRVIGTSYQGRNIVAIKISDNVASDEAEPEVLFTHHQHAREHLTVEMALYLLRELTSDYGSDSRVTSMVNNREIWIVPDLNPDGGEYDIATGSYRSWRKNRQPNSGSSAVGTDLNRNWAYRWGCCGGSSGSASSDTYRGASAESAPEVKVVANFVRSRVVGGVQQIKAGVDFHTYSELVLWPFGYTYSDTTTGMTADDRNAFAAVGQKMAASNGYTPEQSSDLYITDGSIDDWLWGSQKIFGYTFEMYPRSGGGGFYPPDEVIERETSRNRDAVLQLLENADCMYRSIGKEAQYCS from the coding sequence ATGCGACTTCGCATCCGCGGCTCAGGCGGCCGCAGCGGCAGACGCACCGCCGCTCTCGCCGCACTGCTCGCCCTCGCGCTCGCCGCGCCCTTCTCCGCGAACGTGTCCGCCAACGCCGACAGCGCTGCCAAGCCGGCCCCCACGGCCGACGACGTCCGGCAGTACGAGGTCCACATCCACTCGACAGCCAAGGACCGCACGGCGCTTCAGCAGGCCGGCGTGACCGTGGACGAGGCCGACTCCCACGGCGTCGTCGTCTCCGGCCGGGCGGACCAGATCAAGAAGCTGAAGGCCCTCGGCTACGAGGTCACCCCGCTCGGCGCGGTCCCCGACCGGTCCGCCGGCGAGGACGACGTCCGCCTGTACGACTTCCCGTCCGGCGACTCGCGCTATCACAACTACGCGGAGATGACGACCGAGATCAACTCGATCGTCTCGGCCAACTCCTCCATCGCGAGCCAGCGCGTCATCGGCACGTCGTACCAGGGCCGGAACATCGTCGCCATCAAGATCAGCGACAACGTGGCGAGCGACGAGGCCGAGCCCGAGGTGCTCTTCACGCACCACCAGCACGCCCGTGAGCACCTCACCGTCGAGATGGCGCTCTACCTGCTGCGCGAGCTGACCTCCGACTACGGCAGCGACTCCCGGGTCACCAGCATGGTGAACAACCGCGAGATCTGGATCGTGCCCGACCTCAACCCGGACGGCGGCGAGTACGACATCGCCACCGGCTCGTACCGGTCGTGGCGCAAGAACCGGCAGCCCAACTCCGGTTCGTCGGCGGTCGGGACCGACCTCAACCGGAACTGGGCCTATCGGTGGGGCTGCTGCGGCGGTTCCTCGGGGTCGGCGTCCTCGGACACCTACCGGGGCGCGTCCGCCGAGTCGGCGCCGGAGGTCAAGGTCGTCGCCAACTTCGTGCGCAGCCGGGTCGTCGGCGGCGTGCAGCAGATCAAGGCCGGCGTCGACTTCCACACGTACAGCGAGCTGGTGCTGTGGCCGTTCGGGTACACGTACTCCGACACGACGACCGGGATGACCGCGGACGACCGGAACGCCTTCGCCGCGGTCGGGCAGAAGATGGCCGCGAGCAACGGCTATACGCCGGAGCAGTCCAGTGACCTGTACATCACCGACGGGTCGATCGACGACTGGCTGTGGGGCAGCCAGAAGATCTTCGGGTACACCTTCGAGATGTACCCGAGGTCCGGTGGCGGCGGCTTCTACCCGCCCGACGAGGTGATCGAGCGGGAGACGTCCCGGAACAGGGATGCAGTGCTGCAGCTGCTGGAGAACGCCGACTGCATGTACCGGTCGATCGGGAAGGAAGCCCAGTACTGCAGCTAG
- a CDS encoding amino acid deaminase: MSTEALTRLAEERVDHRFKGLPPDADGLTVAELAAQRRNLFTDGFATPVLALSAERLEHNLDLMETYATRHGLAFAPHGKTSMAPQLFQRQIEHGAWGITLAVPHQVRVARAYGTERIFLANELVDAAALRWIAGELTADEDFRLICYVDSVRGVEQMDAALSGAGATRPLDVVVELAAGDGARTGVRTEAECAAVADAVAAVSTLRLVGVAGYEGEVPDANPERVHAWLRRLVSLAAEFDKAGRFAGLDEIVVSAGGSAWFDAVADVFAEIPELSLPVLKLLRSGAYVSHDDGHYRKLTPFNRVPQEGALEPAFRLWAQVVSRPTPDQAFVNAGKRDAAYDLDLPFAQVVRRDGPERPATGISVTALSDQHAWLRTTEEADLEVGDWLGMGLSHPCTSFDKWQLIPVAEADGTVVDYIRTFF, from the coding sequence ATGAGCACCGAGGCGCTCACCCGCCTGGCCGAGGAACGCGTCGACCACCGCTTCAAGGGCCTCCCGCCGGACGCCGACGGCCTCACCGTCGCCGAACTGGCCGCCCAGCGCCGCAACCTCTTCACCGACGGTTTCGCCACCCCCGTGCTCGCTCTGTCCGCCGAGCGCCTGGAGCACAACCTCGACCTCATGGAGACGTACGCCACCCGGCACGGTCTCGCCTTCGCCCCGCACGGCAAGACCTCCATGGCGCCGCAGCTGTTCCAGCGGCAGATCGAGCACGGGGCATGGGGCATCACCCTCGCCGTACCGCACCAGGTGCGGGTCGCCCGGGCGTACGGCACCGAGCGGATCTTCCTGGCGAACGAGCTGGTGGACGCGGCCGCCCTGCGCTGGATCGCCGGTGAGCTGACTGCCGACGAGGACTTCCGCCTCATCTGTTACGTCGACTCCGTGCGCGGCGTGGAGCAGATGGACGCGGCGCTGAGCGGCGCCGGGGCCACCCGTCCGCTGGACGTCGTCGTCGAACTGGCGGCCGGTGACGGCGCCCGTACCGGCGTCCGTACGGAGGCGGAGTGCGCGGCCGTCGCGGACGCGGTGGCCGCCGTGTCGACGCTGCGGCTGGTCGGCGTCGCCGGGTACGAGGGCGAGGTGCCGGACGCGAACCCCGAGCGGGTGCACGCCTGGCTGCGGCGGCTCGTCTCCCTCGCGGCCGAGTTCGACAAGGCCGGCCGGTTCGCCGGCCTCGACGAGATCGTCGTCAGCGCGGGCGGCAGCGCCTGGTTCGACGCGGTCGCCGACGTCTTCGCCGAGATCCCCGAACTGTCGCTGCCCGTGCTGAAGTTGCTGCGCTCGGGCGCGTACGTCTCGCACGACGACGGCCACTACCGCAAGCTCACCCCGTTCAACCGGGTCCCGCAGGAGGGCGCCCTCGAACCCGCCTTCCGCCTGTGGGCCCAGGTCGTCTCCCGCCCCACCCCCGACCAGGCCTTCGTCAACGCGGGCAAGCGCGACGCGGCGTACGACCTCGACCTGCCCTTCGCCCAGGTGGTCCGCCGCGACGGACCGGAGCGCCCGGCCACCGGCATCTCCGTGACCGCCCTGTCCGACCAGCACGCGTGGCTGCGGACGACCGAGGAGGCGGACCTGGAGGTCGGGGACTGGCTCGGCATGGGGCTGTCCCACCCGTGCACGTCGTTCGACAAGTGGCAGCTGATTCCGGTCGCCGAGGCGGACGGGACGGTCGTCGACTACATCCGCACGTTCTTCTAG
- a CDS encoding RidA family protein: MTEKTALTPKTHTTPPAKFSHGVKKGNILQVAGQVGFLPAVEGQAPTPAGPTLREQTLQTLANVKAILEEGGASWDDVMMIRVYLTDVAHFAEMNEIYNTYFEEQGLTQPPAARTTVYVGLPAGLLIEIDALAVLG; this comes from the coding sequence ATGACCGAGAAGACCGCACTCACCCCGAAGACCCACACCACCCCGCCCGCGAAGTTCTCGCACGGCGTGAAGAAGGGGAACATCCTCCAGGTCGCCGGCCAGGTCGGATTCCTTCCCGCGGTCGAGGGACAGGCCCCGACGCCCGCCGGCCCCACCCTGCGCGAGCAGACCCTCCAGACGCTCGCCAACGTCAAGGCGATCCTGGAGGAGGGCGGCGCCTCCTGGGACGACGTGATGATGATCCGCGTCTATCTGACGGACGTGGCCCACTTCGCCGAGATGAACGAGATCTACAACACCTACTTCGAGGAGCAGGGGCTCACCCAGCCGCCCGCCGCCCGCACGACCGTGTACGTCGGCCTGCCGGCGGGGCTGCTCATCGAGATCGACGCGCTGGCCGTACTCGGCTGA
- a CDS encoding IclR family transcriptional regulator translates to MSQTVDRALSILPLLAEGPADLGQVADRLGVHKSTALRLLRTLHEHGLVYRQSDQRYRLGARLIALAQEAMENLDIREIAHPHLARLNEQCGHTVHLAVYEEGEVLYIDKVESRYPVRMYSRIGKPVAITVAAVAKLLLADRPEHERRVLAEKLDYPMYTARSTPNAPAFLRELEKVREQGWATDLGGHEESINCVAAPIRGADGRVVAAMSVSAPNVVVTADELLTLLPLVRRTADGISGEYSGRNPVNPAAPRQGP, encoded by the coding sequence ATGAGCCAGACCGTCGACCGTGCGCTCAGCATCCTGCCGCTGCTCGCCGAGGGTCCCGCCGACCTCGGTCAGGTCGCCGACCGGCTGGGGGTGCACAAGTCCACCGCGCTGCGACTGCTGCGCACCCTGCACGAGCACGGCCTCGTCTACCGCCAGTCCGACCAGCGCTACCGCCTCGGCGCCCGCCTCATCGCGCTCGCGCAGGAGGCGATGGAGAACCTCGACATCCGCGAGATCGCCCACCCCCACCTCGCCCGCCTCAACGAGCAGTGCGGGCACACCGTCCACCTCGCCGTGTACGAGGAGGGCGAGGTGCTGTACATCGACAAGGTCGAGAGCCGGTACCCGGTGCGGATGTACTCGCGGATCGGCAAGCCCGTGGCCATCACCGTCGCCGCCGTCGCGAAGCTGCTGCTCGCCGACCGGCCCGAGCACGAGCGCCGCGTCCTCGCGGAGAAGCTCGACTACCCCATGTACACGGCCCGTTCCACCCCCAACGCCCCAGCATTCCTGCGGGAGTTGGAGAAGGTGCGCGAACAGGGCTGGGCCACCGACCTCGGTGGCCACGAGGAGTCCATCAACTGCGTCGCCGCACCGATCCGCGGCGCCGACGGCCGCGTCGTCGCCGCGATGTCGGTCTCCGCGCCGAACGTCGTCGTCACCGCCGACGAACTCCTCACCCTCCTCCCGCTGGTGCGCCGTACGGCGGACGGCATCAGCGGCGAGTACTCCGGCAGAAACCCCGTGAACCCGGCAGCCCCCCGACAAGGACCGTGA
- a CDS encoding N-acyl-D-amino-acid deacylase family protein, which translates to MEELVIRDADVVDGSGGPSYRADVVVDGGRIVSIVQEAAAAGCQRPEARRELDAEGLVLSPGFIDMHAHSDLALLRDPDHSAKAAQGVTLEVIGQDGLSYAPVDDRTLAEVRRAITGWNGSGDDIDFDWRTVGEYLDRLDAGFEGRGIAVNAAYLIPQGTVRALAVGWEDREATPDELDRMRQLVAQGMEQGAVGMSSGLTYTPGMYAKDAELTELCRVVASYGGYYCPHHRSYGAGALEAYEEMVALTREAGCALHLAHATMNFGVNKGRAPELMKLLDEALSAGGDITLDTYPYTPGCTTLVAMLPSWASEGGPEAILARLSDDDTAGRIRHHMEVIGADGCHGVPIEWDTIEISGVTDPALGDFVGRTIQQSADARGEAPWVTARGLLLQDRLGSTILQHVGHEENVRAIMRHRVHTGGSDGILQGTKPHPRAYGTFPHYLGHYVRELGVLSLEECVAHLTARPAARLRLPDRGLVREGYRADLVLFDPATVAAGSTFEEPRTLPTGIPHVLIDGRFVIEDGRRTDVLAGRAIRGTA; encoded by the coding sequence ATGGAAGAGCTGGTGATCCGGGACGCGGACGTCGTCGACGGCAGCGGCGGCCCGTCCTACCGCGCCGATGTGGTCGTGGACGGCGGCAGGATCGTGTCGATCGTCCAGGAGGCGGCAGCGGCCGGCTGCCAACGGCCCGAGGCGCGCCGGGAGCTGGACGCGGAGGGCCTGGTCCTCTCCCCCGGCTTCATCGACATGCACGCCCACAGCGACCTGGCACTGCTGCGGGACCCCGACCACAGCGCGAAGGCGGCGCAGGGGGTCACCCTGGAGGTCATCGGTCAGGACGGGCTGTCGTACGCCCCCGTCGACGACCGCACCCTCGCGGAGGTCCGCCGCGCGATCACCGGCTGGAACGGCTCCGGCGACGACATCGACTTCGACTGGCGGACGGTCGGCGAGTACCTGGACCGCCTCGACGCAGGTTTCGAAGGCCGGGGCATCGCCGTGAACGCGGCGTACCTGATCCCGCAGGGAACGGTCCGCGCGCTCGCCGTCGGCTGGGAGGACCGCGAGGCGACGCCGGACGAGCTGGACCGGATGCGGCAGTTGGTCGCGCAGGGCATGGAGCAGGGCGCGGTCGGCATGTCGTCCGGGCTGACGTACACGCCCGGCATGTACGCCAAGGACGCGGAACTGACGGAGCTGTGCCGGGTGGTGGCGTCGTACGGCGGCTACTACTGCCCGCACCACCGCTCCTACGGGGCCGGGGCCCTGGAGGCGTACGAGGAGATGGTGGCGCTGACGCGGGAGGCGGGCTGCGCGCTCCATCTCGCCCACGCCACGATGAACTTCGGCGTGAACAAGGGCAGGGCCCCGGAGCTGATGAAGCTCCTGGACGAGGCACTCTCGGCCGGTGGCGACATCACCCTCGACACCTACCCCTACACCCCCGGCTGCACGACCCTCGTCGCCATGCTGCCGAGCTGGGCGAGCGAGGGCGGCCCGGAGGCGATCCTGGCCCGCCTGTCGGACGACGACACGGCCGGGCGCATCCGCCATCACATGGAGGTCATCGGCGCGGACGGCTGCCACGGCGTGCCCATCGAGTGGGACACGATCGAGATCTCGGGCGTGACCGACCCGGCGCTCGGGGACTTCGTCGGCCGTACGATCCAGCAGTCCGCGGACGCACGGGGCGAGGCCCCTTGGGTGACCGCGCGCGGACTGCTCCTTCAGGACCGGCTGGGCTCGACGATCCTCCAGCATGTCGGCCACGAGGAGAACGTCCGGGCGATCATGCGCCACCGGGTCCACACGGGCGGCTCGGACGGCATCCTGCAGGGCACGAAGCCGCATCCGCGGGCGTACGGCACGTTCCCGCACTATCTCGGCCACTACGTACGGGAGTTGGGGGTGCTGTCCCTGGAGGAGTGCGTGGCCCATCTGACCGCGCGCCCGGCGGCGCGGCTGCGGCTGCCGGACCGGGGGCTGGTCCGCGAGGGTTACCGGGCGGACCTGGTGCTGTTCGACCCGGCGACGGTAGCGGCGGGCTCCACCTTCGAGGAGCCGCGCACGCTACCGACGGGCATCCCGCACGTACTGATCGACGGCCGCTTCGTGATCGAGGACGGCCGCCGCACGGACGTACTGGCGGGACGGGCGATCCGTGGAACCGCGTAG